The Sphingomonas sp. G-3-2-10 DNA window TGTGTGGGCCGATCCGAAGGCGGACGGCAGCCCGCCCAACAACTGGCAATCGGTGTTCGGCGGCCCCGCATGGCAATGGGACGGGCGGCGCGGGCAATATTATCTGCACAATTTCCTGGTCGAGCAGCCCGACCTGAACTTCCACAATCCCGAAGTGATCGACGCGTCGCTGGAGACCGCGCGCTTCTGGCTGGATCGCGGGGTGGACGGTTTCCGCCTCGATGCGATCAATTTCGCGGTGCACGATGCGCAATTGCGCGACAATCCGCCGGCGCCCGACACGGGGCGGATCCGCACGCGGCCGTCCGACTATCAATTGCCGACCTATACCCGCAACCAGCCCGAGCTTCCCGCCTTCTTCGAGAAGCTGCGCGCGCTGATCGATGGCTATGGCGAGCGGTTCACCGTGGCCGAAGTGGTCGGCCGCAGCCCCGAGCGCGAGATGCACGACTATACGCGGGGCAGTACGCGGCTGAGCAGCGCCTATGGCTTCAACTTCCTCTATGCCGATCGGCTGACGCCCGCACTGGTGCGCGATGCTGCGGCGAAGTGGCCGGGGGAGCCGGGGGAGGGCTGGCCGAGCTGGGCGTTCGAGAACCATGACGCGCCGCGCGCGGTGTCGCGCTGGATCGGGCAGGAGCATCGCGCGGCGTTCGCGCGGATGAAGATGCTGTTGCTGCTGAGCCTGCGCGGCAATCCGTTTCTGTATCAGGGCGAGGAACTGGGGCTGACCCAGGTCGAGATCGGTTTCGAGGACCTGCAGGATCCCGAGGCGATCGCGACCTGGCCGCTGACGCTGGGCCGCGACGGCGCGCGGACGCCGATGCCGTGGCGCGCGGATGCGCCGCTGGTGGGGTTTTCGATCGCCAAGCCGTGGCTGCCGATCGGGCCGGACCATGCCGCACTGGCAGTGGACCGGCAGGATGGCGATCCGCACTCGCTGTTGAACCTGGCGCGGCGGCTGATCGCGATCCGGCGAGCGACGCCCGAGCTGGTGACGGGCCGGATGTGGGTGGAGCGAGCGGAAGAAGCGCTGCTGGTGTTCCGGCGCGAGGGGCTGGCCTGCGCGTTCAACCTTGGACCCGAGCCGATCGAATGGGAAGGAGCGGGGGAGATCGTGGCGACGGTGAACGGGGCGAATTCGGCGCGGTTGCCGGGGTGGTCGGGGCTTATTTTGCGGCCGGCCGGCTGATTGCATCCTTACCGGGGGTATTTGCGTTGCGCCGGCGGAAGGATCGTTCGATGGCGGGGACCATGCAGCAGGGTAATCTTGGTTCGTCGAGGCCGCGGGCGTGAGCGACACCTATTGGCGCGCCGCGCGCGCGGACCGGGCCAGCGTGATCGTGGATGCGGAGGATTATTTCCGCTTCGCGCGCGAGGCGATGCTGAAGGCGCGCAAGCGGATCATGCTGATCGGCTGGGATTTCGATGCGCGGATCGAGCTGGTTCGCGGCAAGCAGCTTCGCGAGGCCGGTGATGCGCCGATCACGGTTGGCGACCTGATCTACTGGCTGGTCGAGCGGAACCCCGAACTGGAAGTGTATCTGCTGCGCTGGGATCTGGGCGCGCTGAAATCGCTGTTCCGGGGCAAGACGATCCTGACGGTCGCCAAATGGGCGATGCATCCGCGCATTCATGTGAAGCTGGACGGGCATCATCCCCCGGCCGCGTCGCACCATCAGAAGATCGTGGTGATCGACGACAGTTTCGCATTCTGCGGCGGGATCGACATGACCGGCGACCGCTGGGACACGCGGGACCATGCCGACGAGGATCCGGAGCGCAGGCGGCCCGACGGGACGCCGTCCGAACCCTGGCACGATGCCAGCACCGCGCTGCAAGGACCGGCCGCAGCCGCGCTGGGGAAACATGCGCGGGACCGGTGGAAGCGCGCCTCGGGCCAGACGCTGAGCGGCATCCGGCCGAAGCATGATTGCTGGCCGGACGATCTGCCGGTTCAGTTCACCGATGTCGAAGTGACGATCGCGCGCACGGCGCCACGGATGGACGACCAGCGCGAAGTCACCGAGATCGAGCAGCTCTATCTCGCGCAGATCGCGCGGGCGAAGCGCTGGATCTATGCCGAGAGCCAGTATTTCGCTTCGCGCCGGATCGCCGAAGCGATCGCGCGCCGCCTGGACGAACCCGACGGGCCCGAGATCGTCATCATCAACCCCGAAGCGGCGCAGGGCTGGCTCGAGCCGATCGCGATGGACACGGCCCGCGCGAGGCTGGTCGAGGCGCTGCGCGCGCGCGACACGCATGGCCGGTTGCGGATGTATCATCCGTACACGCGCAACCGGACGGCGATCTACGTGCATGCCAAGATCATGATCGTGGACGATGCGATCCTGAGGGTCGGATCGTCCAACCTCAACAATCGATCGATGCGGCTGGATACCGAATGCGACATTGCGATCGATTGCGCGGGAACCGGGAACGGCGACTGTGCCGATGCGATCGCGGCGGTGCGCAACGGGCTGATCGCCGAGCATCTGGACAGCGATGCCGCGACGGTGGCCAAGGCGATCGCCAGCACCGGATCGGTGATCGAAACGATCGAACGGTTGCGCTTCAAGGGCCGCAAGAACGCCAAGGACCGTCGCCGGACGCTGATCCCGTACGAGGTGCCGGACCTGTCGGCGGTGGAAGCATGGCTGGCCGACAATCAGATCCTCGATCCCGAGGGGCCGGAGGAGATGTTCGAGGCGCTGGACGAGCGCGGATTGTTTCGGCGGCTGCATCTGTGGCACCGGTCGGAATAGTCTCTCCCGCCGCTTCGATAAATTTCCCTTCGCCCGAACCCATCCCCTCGCTACACGTTGATTACGCTGCGCCAACGGAGGGACCCTATGGCCACGAACTTCACGCTGAACGGCAAGCCCGCGAGCTTTGACGGCGATCCCGAGACGCCGTTGCTCTATGTGCTTCGCGACCATCTGAACCTGACCGGCACCAAATATGGCTGTGGCGTCGCCCAGTGCGGCGCGTGCACCGTGCATCTGGACGGGAAGAACCGCCGATCGTGCATCACGCCGATCAGCACCGTTTCGGGCAAGACGGTGACGACGATCGAGGGCGTGGCGGGCAAGGAAGCCGCCGCCGTGCAGAAGGCATGGGTGGCGATCGACGTGCCGCAGTGCGGCTTCTGCCAGTCGGGGCAGGTGATGTCGGCCATCGGGCTGCTCAAGGCGAAGAAGCGGCCGAGCGACGGGGATATCGACAATGCGATGGCCGGGAATATCTGCCGCTGCGCCACTTATGTGCGCATAAAGCAGGCGATCCGCGACGCCGCCAAGACCGTGGAGGCCTGAGCGATGAACGCAATCACGCCAACCCGCCGCGGGTTCATCGCCTCGACCGGTCTCGTGCTCGGCATGGCCCTGCCGATGGGCAAGGCGGCGCAAGCCGCGCCCGGACAGGCGCCCGCGCCCTTCGCCCCCAACGCCTTCGTGCGGGTGGGGCCGGACAATCTCGTCACCGTGGTGATCAAGCATGTCGAGTTCGGCCAGGGCCCGGCGACCGGGCTTGCGACGCTGGTGGCCGAGGAGATGGATGCCGACTGGGACCAAATCCGCGTCGAAATGGCGCCGGCCAACGACCCGCTCTACAAGAATTTGTTCTTCGGGACGATGGGCACGGGCGGTTCCTCGGCGATCGCCAATAGCTGGATGCAGATGCGCAGCGCCGGGGCTTCGGCCAGGGCGATGCTGGTCGAGGCGGCGGCGAAGCGCTGGGGCGTGGCCGCAGGCGAAGTGAAGGTCGCCAAGGGCGTCGTCAGCCACGGCGCGAAGAAGGCGAGCTTCGGCGAGCTGGCGTCGGACGCGGCGATGCTCAAGCCGCCGGAAAAGCCCGTCCTCAAGACGCCGGACCAGTTCGTGCTGATCGGCAAGGATACGCCCAAGGTCGACAGCGTGGCCAAGACCAACGGCACCGCGATGTTCACGATGGACATCCAGCGGCCGAACATGGTCCACAGCGCGATCGTCCATCCGCCGGCATTCGGCGGGACGGTGAAGGACGTGAAGGATGCCGCCGCGCTGGCGGTGCCGGGCGTGCTGGGGGTAAAGACGATCCCGCAGGGCGTCGTGGTCTATGGCGTCAACGGCTACGCCGCGCGCAAGGGCGCTTCGGCGCTCGACGTGACCTGGGACCTGTCCAAGTCCGAGAAGCGGTCGAGCGACGAGATGTACGCGCAGTTCGCCGAGAAGAGCGAAGAGCCCGGCAAGCAGGTCGAGAAGCGCGGCGACGCCAAGGCCGCGTTCAAGGGCGCGACGCTGCGGCTGGAGGCGGCGTATCAGTTCCCCTATCTCGCCCATGCGCCGATGGAGCCGCTGGACGCGGTGATCGAGATGCAGGGTGACGAACTGCATGTATGGATGGGCAGCCAGTTCCAGGTAGGCGAACTGGGTGCGATCTGCGGGACGCTGGGCGTGCCGCCGGCAAAGGCGCATCTGCACGAGCAATATGCCGGGGGCAGCTTCGGCCGCCGCGCCACGCCTTTCATGGAGTTCGCGGTGGAAGCCGCGACGGTGTTCAAGGCGTGGGGGAAGGGGCCCGTCAAGCATGTGTGGACCCGCGAGAATGACATTCGCGGCGGACGCTATCGCCCGCTGACGGTGCACACGGTGCGCGGTGGCCTGGACGCCACGGGCAAGATCGTGGCGTGGGACCAGGTCGTCGCGGCGCAGAGCTTCTTCAAGGGCACGCCGATGGAGGCGATGGGGATCAAGGACGGCATCGACGATGCGCTGACCGAGGGGATCGCCGACAGCTACAAGTTCGACAACCAATATGTCGGCCAGCACATTATGGAAGGCGGCGTGCCGACCCTGTGGTGGCGATCGGTGGGGAATACCCACACCGCCTATGCGGTCGAGACGTTCCTCGACCAACTGCTGGAAATGGCGGGCAAGGACCCCGTTGCCGGTCGCCTCGCGCTGATCGAGGACGAGCGCATGAAGGCGGTGGTCAGCAAGGTCGCCGAGATCGCCGGCTGGGGCAAGAAGGTGCCCGAAGGCCGCGCGCGGGGCGTGGCGGCGTGGAAGAGCTTCAGCTCCTATTGTGCACAGATCGCCGAAGTCTCGAAGGGGCCGGACGGGCTGCCCAAGGTGCACAAGGTATGGTGCGCGATCGATTGCGGGATCGCGGTGAACCCGAACGTGATCCGCGCGCAGATGGAAAGCTGCATCGGATATGGCTTGGGGCATGCGCTTTATTCGGAAGTGGTGCTCGGGCCGGGCGGCGAAGTGCAACAGGGCAATTTCGATACCTATCGATCGCTTCGCATCGGCGAGATGCCCGATGTCGAAGTGGCGATCATCGCGTCGGACAAGAACCCGACCGGGGTGGGCGAGCCGGGGCTGCCCCCGACTGCTCCGGCGGTCGCCAATGCGTGGCGCAAGCTGACCGGCAAGGCGGTGCGGCGACTGCCGTTCAGCGTGGGAGGTAAGGCATGAACCCGGGACTCTGGGCGCTGGGCGCCTCGCTGATCGCATTGCCGCTGGCGATCACGGCTTCGGCGCAGCAGGCGCCGGGGCTGAAGGCGGTCTCGTCATTCGACGGCATCGCCGACAAGGGCGCGCGATCGGTCGCGCTGTTCGAGGAGATGGGCAAGGTCATCCAGCATCCGCGCTGCGTGAACTGCCACCCGCGCACCGACCGGCCCAACCAGGGCGATGCCTCCACCCCGCACAACACCCCGGTGACGCGCGGGCCCGACGGGCATGGCGCGCCGGGGCTGGAATGCGCGACCTGTCATGGGCCGGCGAACGTCGCTTTCTCGAATGGCAAGGGCAGCATTCCGGGGCATCCCGACTGGCACCTCGCACCCAAATCGATGGCATGGGAAGGCGCGTCGCTGGGCGCGATCTGTGAGCAGATCAAGGATCCCAAGCGTAACGGCGGCAAGACGCTGGCGCAGATCGCCGAGCATCATGCGCATGACGGCCTGGTCGGCTGGGGCTGGAACCCGGGTCCGGGCCGTGCGCCGGTTCCGGGGACGCAGGCCGAGTTCGGGGCGCTGACGCGGGCCTGGATTGCGAACGGGGCGAAGTGTCCGAAAGTTTAGGCAGTGAAATTCCTCTCCCGTCGGGAGAGGTAGCGCAGCTTGGCTGCTTGCTGCCTAGCGGAGCTAGGTGAGGGGATACCTGCTGTCGTGAGGGTGACACCCTCACGAAGCGTCAACTAGGCCCCGCTGAAGAAGCGGGACCCAAGTCTGCGCAACCCTCTCCCACAGGGAGACGGACGTGTGGGTCAGCCCTTCACCCAGCCCACGGCGGGGTCGTTGAAGTCGAGCAGATCGTTCAGCTCCCACACGTTACGATAACCATAGCCGACCAGGTTGATGAAGGTCTGGATGTTGAGCGCCACCGGTGGTGACTTGAGCGGCACCGGGCTGCGGTGATTCGAGAAATTATTGTTGCAATAGATCAGGATGGGACGGTTTCGATCCGGTCCGATCACTTCAGCGAGGCTTTCGGCGGTGAAATCGGTGAAGGGCAGATTGACCGCTCCCGCCAGATGCCCGCGGGCAAAGGCGTCCTTCGACCGCGCATCGAGAATCAGTGCGCCTTGCGCGGCGCGGGTCCGGAACGCCGCGAAGTCGATCAGCCGGCCCTTGCGAATATCCCGCGTCTCGCCCGCAAGTCGTTCGAATCCGGGATAATCCACCTGCGGGTTGCGCGAAGCCAACTGAGTCTGCGCAAAGGCGGGGGCCGTAGTCGCGACAAGTCCAGCCGCCAACAGAACCAGTGCTTTCATCCCGAATTACCTCCCGATCCGCTCAGGCTGCGCTTCGATGGCTGCACGGGAGATGAATGATTATCAAAACCATAATGGAGTTTATTGACGCGGGCGGCCGTACGGTTCAGCATAAGGGCAAGGCCGGATCTGGGTCCTCCGGCCAACAGGGAGGTGTACATGTCTGAGGGTTTCGCAACGTCGCGGCGTCAGTTCTTCGCCGCGGGCGCAGTTGCGGTTGCAGCGCTCCCGGGCGCATCATCGATCATCGACACGGTGGCCGGTAAGCCGCTGGCGATGCAGGATCTTGCGTCGTGGAAGGCGCATGTCGGCAAGCAGTTCGTGCTCGACGGCTCGGCGCAGGTGAAGCTGGTCTCGGTGGTTGCCGGCGGCCGTCAGCCATCGCGCTTCGACCGTGGCCAGAATTTCTCGGCGATCTTCGAACTCGACGGTCCCGCCCGGTCGGACGGCACCTTCACCATCGCTCATGCCGAACTCGGCCAAGGCCAGCTTTACATGCAGCCGGGCAAGGGCAACGGCGGCAAGCCGACGCTGTACGCGGCGTTCAGCTGATCGAAGCGCTGGCGCTCCATCGCCGGAAAGCTATAGGGCTCGCGTCGAAGGACGCGGGCCTTTTGCTTTTCCGGAGGACATGATGGGCGGCTGGACGATCGGGATCATCGGCGGTTCCGGCCTCTACGATGTCGGCGGGATCGAGGATGGCGAATGGGTGACGGTGGCCAGCCCCTGGGGCGAGCCCTCCGACGCCTGCTTCACCGGCCGTGTGGGCCATGCGAAAGTGGTGTTCCTGCCCCGTCACGGGCGCGGCCACCGCATCAGCCCGTCCGAGCTCAACGCCCGCGCCAATATCGACGTGCTCAAGCGGTTGGGCGTAACGGATGTCCTCGCGGTCTCGTCGGTCGGATCGCTGGTGGAGGATCGGCCGCCCGGCAGTTTTACCATCGCCGACCAGTTCATCGACCGGACCAAGGGACGACCCTCCAGCTTTTTCGGCACCGGCATGGTCGCGCATGTCTCGATGGCCGATCCGGTCTGCCCGCGGCTCTCCGGTCTTGCTCGCGACGCCGCGATTCGCGCGGGCGCACAGGTCGATCAGGGCGGCACCTATCTGGCGATGGAGGGGCCGCAATTCTCGACCCGCGCCGAAAGCCACCTCTATCGCGGCTGGGGCTGCCACATCATCGGCATGACCGGAATGCCAGAGGCGAAGCTCGCCCGCGAAGCCGAACTGCCCTATGCGCTGGTCGGGATGGTCACCGACTATGATTGCTGGCGCGAAGGCGAGGAAGCGGTCGACGTGGCGCAGGTGATCGCCCAGCTGGGCGCCAATGCGGAGAAGGCGCGGGCGATGGTGATGGACCTGCTGCGCAACCTGCCCGAGAAACGGCCCGCCTCGCCGATCGACACCTGCCTCGACACGGCGCTGATCACCGCGCCCTCCGCGCGCGACCCCGAGTTGTTGGAGAAGCTCGACGCGGTGGCGGGACGGGCGCTGGGAGCGATCCGCTAACCGCCTATGCCGGAAGCTGCCGCAGACCTGACGATTCGATCGCAGCATAGTCCGCTCCGCGACCTGCTTCCGGCTTATGAGTGGACGCGGGCCACGGCGCTCATCGCCGGAATCTGCGTTGCGCTCTGGTTCCTGTGGCTTGTCGATTGGCGTCATCCGTTGCCGATCCTGCTGCCGCTCGTGCTTGGCTGGCTCACCCTGTTCCGGATGCGTCCGTCCGCGATGCCGCTCACTTGGGCGCAGGCGGGGCAGATCGAGGCGACGATGCTG harbors:
- a CDS encoding alpha-glucosidase, whose amino-acid sequence is MNEHEWWRGAVVYQIYPRSFADSNGDGIGDLAGITAHLEHVASLGVDAVWLSPFFTSPMKDFGYDVSDYRDVDPLFGSLADFDALIARAHELGLKIIIDQVYSHTSDQHDWFRASRASRTNAKADWYVWADPKADGSPPNNWQSVFGGPAWQWDGRRGQYYLHNFLVEQPDLNFHNPEVIDASLETARFWLDRGVDGFRLDAINFAVHDAQLRDNPPAPDTGRIRTRPSDYQLPTYTRNQPELPAFFEKLRALIDGYGERFTVAEVVGRSPEREMHDYTRGSTRLSSAYGFNFLYADRLTPALVRDAAAKWPGEPGEGWPSWAFENHDAPRAVSRWIGQEHRAAFARMKMLLLLSLRGNPFLYQGEELGLTQVEIGFEDLQDPEAIATWPLTLGRDGARTPMPWRADAPLVGFSIAKPWLPIGPDHAALAVDRQDGDPHSLLNLARRLIAIRRATPELVTGRMWVERAEEALLVFRREGLACAFNLGPEPIEWEGAGEIVATVNGANSARLPGWSGLILRPAG
- a CDS encoding phospholipase D-like domain-containing protein; protein product: MSDTYWRAARADRASVIVDAEDYFRFAREAMLKARKRIMLIGWDFDARIELVRGKQLREAGDAPITVGDLIYWLVERNPELEVYLLRWDLGALKSLFRGKTILTVAKWAMHPRIHVKLDGHHPPAASHHQKIVVIDDSFAFCGGIDMTGDRWDTRDHADEDPERRRPDGTPSEPWHDASTALQGPAAAALGKHARDRWKRASGQTLSGIRPKHDCWPDDLPVQFTDVEVTIARTAPRMDDQREVTEIEQLYLAQIARAKRWIYAESQYFASRRIAEAIARRLDEPDGPEIVIINPEAAQGWLEPIAMDTARARLVEALRARDTHGRLRMYHPYTRNRTAIYVHAKIMIVDDAILRVGSSNLNNRSMRLDTECDIAIDCAGTGNGDCADAIAAVRNGLIAEHLDSDAATVAKAIASTGSVIETIERLRFKGRKNAKDRRRTLIPYEVPDLSAVEAWLADNQILDPEGPEEMFEALDERGLFRRLHLWHRSE
- a CDS encoding (2Fe-2S)-binding protein; protein product: MATNFTLNGKPASFDGDPETPLLYVLRDHLNLTGTKYGCGVAQCGACTVHLDGKNRRSCITPISTVSGKTVTTIEGVAGKEAAAVQKAWVAIDVPQCGFCQSGQVMSAIGLLKAKKRPSDGDIDNAMAGNICRCATYVRIKQAIRDAAKTVEA
- a CDS encoding xanthine dehydrogenase family protein molybdopterin-binding subunit, with protein sequence MNAITPTRRGFIASTGLVLGMALPMGKAAQAAPGQAPAPFAPNAFVRVGPDNLVTVVIKHVEFGQGPATGLATLVAEEMDADWDQIRVEMAPANDPLYKNLFFGTMGTGGSSAIANSWMQMRSAGASARAMLVEAAAKRWGVAAGEVKVAKGVVSHGAKKASFGELASDAAMLKPPEKPVLKTPDQFVLIGKDTPKVDSVAKTNGTAMFTMDIQRPNMVHSAIVHPPAFGGTVKDVKDAAALAVPGVLGVKTIPQGVVVYGVNGYAARKGASALDVTWDLSKSEKRSSDEMYAQFAEKSEEPGKQVEKRGDAKAAFKGATLRLEAAYQFPYLAHAPMEPLDAVIEMQGDELHVWMGSQFQVGELGAICGTLGVPPAKAHLHEQYAGGSFGRRATPFMEFAVEAATVFKAWGKGPVKHVWTRENDIRGGRYRPLTVHTVRGGLDATGKIVAWDQVVAAQSFFKGTPMEAMGIKDGIDDALTEGIADSYKFDNQYVGQHIMEGGVPTLWWRSVGNTHTAYAVETFLDQLLEMAGKDPVAGRLALIEDERMKAVVSKVAEIAGWGKKVPEGRARGVAAWKSFSSYCAQIAEVSKGPDGLPKVHKVWCAIDCGIAVNPNVIRAQMESCIGYGLGHALYSEVVLGPGGEVQQGNFDTYRSLRIGEMPDVEVAIIASDKNPTGVGEPGLPPTAPAVANAWRKLTGKAVRRLPFSVGGKA
- a CDS encoding Isoquinoline 1-oxidoreductase subunit; translation: MNPGLWALGASLIALPLAITASAQQAPGLKAVSSFDGIADKGARSVALFEEMGKVIQHPRCVNCHPRTDRPNQGDASTPHNTPVTRGPDGHGAPGLECATCHGPANVAFSNGKGSIPGHPDWHLAPKSMAWEGASLGAICEQIKDPKRNGGKTLAQIAEHHAHDGLVGWGWNPGPGRAPVPGTQAEFGALTRAWIANGAKCPKV
- a CDS encoding rhodanese-like domain-containing protein, which produces MKALVLLAAGLVATTAPAFAQTQLASRNPQVDYPGFERLAGETRDIRKGRLIDFAAFRTRAAQGALILDARSKDAFARGHLAGAVNLPFTDFTAESLAEVIGPDRNRPILIYCNNNFSNHRSPVPLKSPPVALNIQTFINLVGYGYRNVWELNDLLDFNDPAVGWVKG
- the mtnP gene encoding S-methyl-5'-thioadenosine phosphorylase encodes the protein MGGWTIGIIGGSGLYDVGGIEDGEWVTVASPWGEPSDACFTGRVGHAKVVFLPRHGRGHRISPSELNARANIDVLKRLGVTDVLAVSSVGSLVEDRPPGSFTIADQFIDRTKGRPSSFFGTGMVAHVSMADPVCPRLSGLARDAAIRAGAQVDQGGTYLAMEGPQFSTRAESHLYRGWGCHIIGMTGMPEAKLAREAELPYALVGMVTDYDCWREGEEAVDVAQVIAQLGANAEKARAMVMDLLRNLPEKRPASPIDTCLDTALITAPSARDPELLEKLDAVAGRALGAIR